The following are encoded together in the Salvia hispanica cultivar TCC Black 2014 chromosome 6, UniMelb_Shisp_WGS_1.0, whole genome shotgun sequence genome:
- the LOC125192085 gene encoding lysM domain-containing GPI-anchored protein 2 yields the protein MASPKKPTPLSIPLLFLFLITITITSTSAKTFRCSTSGATCQSVVDYLPRNRTTLRAIQSLFSVPDLHSILGANNLPLNTTANDVVPAQQKLRIPFPCICCNGTGVSNGRPVYTVVPGDGLWHIAAEVFSNIVNSTEIQLANGIQNPDLIQVGQNLTIPLPCSCDEVDGEAVVHYGHEVVAGSSIEGIAKQYNVSQETLMQHNSFTGPQDLKAQDIIDVPLKACSSMVSNNSLDYPLLVPSNAYVVTANTCVKCKCNTALNLRLQCEPAGINASCPLIRCDDSPNLLLGNTTSSGCNATTCSYSGYNTTVQTMVDSFSTCPAPPGPGSSATTLNDAWRLGIFINAGLLCLLFV from the exons ATGGCCTCTCCCAAGAAGCCAACCCCACTCTCAATCcccctcctcttcctcttcctcatcaccatcaccatcactTCCACCTCCGCAAAAACATTCCGCTGCAGCACCAGCGGCGCCACCTGCCAATCCGTGGTCGACTACCTCCCCCGCAACCGCACCACCCTCCGCGCCATCCAATCCCTCTTCTCCGTCCCCGACCTCCACTCCATCCTCGGCGCCAACAACCTCCCCCTCAACACCACCGCAAACGACGTCGTCCCAGCCCAGCAGAAGCTCAGAATCCCCTTCCCCTGCATCTGCTGCAACGGCACCGGTGTCTCCAACGGCCGCCCCGTCTACACCGTGGTCCCCGGCGACGGCCTCTGGCACATCGCCGCCGAGGTCTTCTCCAACATCGTCAACTCAACCGAAATTCAGTTGGCCAACGGGATACAGAACCCCGATTTGATCCAGGTGGGCCAGAATCTGACCATTCCGCTGCCGTGCAGCTGCGATGAGGTGGACGGGGAGGCGGTGGTCCACTACGGCCATGAGGTGGTGGCCGGGAGCTCAATTGAAGGGATTGCTAAGCAGTATAATGTGTCTCAGGAGACGCTGATGCAGCACAATAGTTTCACTGGACCTCAAGATCTTAAGGCTCAAGATATTATTGATGTTCCTTTGAAAG CTTGTTCTTCAATGGTAAGCAATAACTCGTTGGACTACCCTCTACTCGTCCCAAGCAATGCCTACGTTGTCACTGCCAATACTTGTGTGAAGTGCAAGTGTAACACTGCACTGAACTTGAG GCTACAATGTGAACCTGCTGGGATAAATGCATCATGCCCCCTAATCCGATGTGATGACTCACCAAATTTGTTGCTTGGAAACACAACGTCTTCCGGTTGCAATGCCACCACCTGTTCCTACTCCGGTTACAACACAACAGTACAAACTATGGTGGATTCGTTCTCAACTTGCCCCG CTCCTCCTGGCCCTGGTTCGTCTGCAACGACTTTGAATGATGCTTGGAGACTTGGGATTTTCATCAATGCTGGCTTGCTTTGTTTGCTTTTTGTCTAA